The following is a genomic window from Pseudophryne corroboree isolate aPseCor3 chromosome 3, aPseCor3.hap2, whole genome shotgun sequence.
aaccaatcaggttattttacaaaataccaataaattacattttacaaggatataagtgcaataaaacaatatcctccttcctgtcacccagacaacgtttggtatcagattaacattcactattgataaatttatcacatatcttcaaaatacaaatgtgtctggtcattcccatctgcaggcaatctcagtgtttaagattacaacaggaatggctacaatacaaacaaacggtcttccttcctttaacttccattcagggatcgtatatcaaatccaagcccataaacccaatgattagcatctctctctaaggaacttacacatcaaaaggtattgtccttcacacctcactgctagtacagggccattagcatgccccttcctatttccagaggataagagatgcgtattcagacagctatagtaactgcatttttcctttaaatatacaccaagcctgtcttgaatataaaatagatacagttaaacatgtcttcctgcaatggtgcacagagcactacatatgacatgttaaaagtaaaacacataattaaacaaacttttaaacagtccgtaacatggcgctgggcacgagggttaaccccttcagtgccgcagacgccattacacgtgtggctggctagtctctccggccacattggtGTTAACATTTGGGAAACCTATATTGATTCTCAGCCAGATGTCATCAAATCACAAATACGTATATGCTTTCAGACTACACAATTGTATGAGACCTAATTGTTACTGGGTGATTCCCTCCATATAAATTGATGACTCTTGAGCATGCAGAGTTTAGATATATACCATTACAGGGGGGTTTTATGCATACCCTCTTTACTGAGCTGGCTACTTtgcttttttctctctctttctccacctTTCCTCTTTCTTTCTTACCTCTTTTCACTCTTCTCCCATGTTTTGTCCTTTCccttttctattttttttcttttgtatttcTGAAAGTTATCTCTTACTTGGATATGTCTACAATCTTTGTAAAAGAATtatgctttctctatcgtccttgtggatgctggggttcctgaaaggaccatggggaatagcggctccgcaggagacagggcacaaaaagtaaagctttccgatcaggtggtgtgcactggctcctccccccatgaccctcctccagactccagttagatttttgtgcccggccgagaagggtgcaatctaggtggctctcctaaagagctgcttagagaaagtttagcttaggttttttattttacagtgagtcctgctggcaacaggatcactgcaacgagggacttaggggagaaggagtgaactcacctgcgtgcaggatggattggcttcttggctactggacatcagctccagagggacgatcacaggtacagcctggatggtcaccggagccgcgccgccggcccccttgcagatgctgaagtaagaagaggtccagaatcggcggctgaagactcctgcagtcttctaaaggtagcgcacagcactgcagctgtgcgccattttcctctcagcacacttcacacggcagtcactgagggtgcagggcgctgggaggggggcgccctgggaggcaaatgaaaaccttttttggcgaaaaatacctcacatatagcccccagaggctatatggagatatttaacccctgccaagattcactaaatagcgggagacgagcccgccgaaaaaggggcggggcctatctcctcagcacacagcgccattttctctcacagaaagcctggagagaaggctcccaggctctcccctgcactgcactacagaaacagggttaaaacagagagggggggcactgattttggcgatattgagatatatataaagatgctataagggaaaacacttatataaggttgtccctatataattatagcgtttttggtgtgtgctggcaaactctccctctgtctccccaaagggctagtgtgggtcctgtcctctgtcagagcattcccggtgtgtgtgctgtgtgtcggtacgtgtgtgtcgacatgtatgaggacgatgttggtgaggaggcggagaaattgcctgtaatggtgatgtcactctctagggagtcgacaccggaatggatggcttatttagggaattacgtgagaatgtcaacacgctgcaaggtcggttgacgacgtgagacggccgacaaactattagtaccggtccaggcgtctcagaaacaccgtcaggggcgttaaaaacgcccatttacctcagtcggtcgacacagacacagacacggacactgaatccagtgtcgacggtgaataaacaaacgtatttctcattagggccacacgttaagggcaatgaaggaggtgttgcatatttctgatactacaagtaccacaaaaaagggtattatgtgggagtgaaaaaactacctgtagtttttcctgaatcagataaaataaaatgaagtgtgtgatgatgcgtggggttaccccgatagcaaatattggcgttataccctttcccgccagaaattagggcgcgttgggaaacaccccttagggtgataaggcgctcacacgcttatcaagtggcgttaccgtctccagatacggccgccctcaaggagccagctgataggaagctggaaagatatcctaaaaagtatatacacacatacggtggttatactgcgaccagcgatcgccatcagcctggagatgcagtgctgggttggcttggtcggattccctgactgaaaatattttattcatatagagcatttaataggatgcattctatatatatgtacgtgagatgcacagagggatatttgctctctggcatcaagataagtacgttgtccatatcacccagaagatgtcatggacacgacagtggtcaggtgatacagatcccatacggcacatggaagtattgccgtataaagggaaggagttagttggggtcggtccatcggacctggggaccacggcaacagctgggaaatccaacctttttaccccaagttacatctcagctgaaaaagacaccgtcttttcagcctcaatccttcctttcccatgagggcatgcaggcaaaaggccagtcatatctgcccagacatagaggtaagggaagtagactgcagcaggcagccccttcccaggaaaagaagccctccaccgcgtctgccaagtcctcagcatgacgctggggccatgcaagcggactcaaggtgggggggtagtctcaagagtctcagcgcgcagtgggatcactcgcaggttgacccctagatagtacaagtattatcccaggggtacagattggagagtcgagacatcttctcctcgcaggtttctgaagtctgctttaccaacggctccctccgacagggaggcagcattggaaacaattcacaagctgtatatccagcaggtgataatcaaagtacccctcctacaacaaggaaaagggtattatttttccacactatattgtggtactgaagccagacggcttggtgagacatagtctaaactgaaatctttgaacacttacataaaaggttcaaatcgagatggagtcactcagagcagtgatagcgaaccggaaaaaaggggactatatggtgtccctggacatcaaggattacctccatgtccaaatttgcccttctcaacaagggtacctctggttcgtggtacagaactgtcaatatcagtttcagacgatgccgtttgaattatccacggcaccccgggccttttaccaaggtaatggccgaaaagatgtttcttcaaagaaaaaaggcatctaaattatcccttacttggacgatatcctgaaaagggcaagttccagagaacagttggaggtcggaagagcactatctaaagtagttctacgacagcacgactggattctaaatattccaagaatcgcagctgttttccgacgatacgtctgctgttcctaggaattattctgggcatagtccagaaaaaggtgttcctccgggaggaaaaagccaaggagttattcgacctagtcagaaacctcctaaaaccaggccaagtatcagtgcatcaatgcacaggagtcctgggaaaaattgtggcttcttacgaagcgattccattcggcagatctcaggggatttgctggacgaatggtccggatcgcattttcagatgcatcagcggataatcctgtctccaaggacaagggtgtctcttctgtgggggctgcagagtgctcatcttttagagggcagcacactcagcattcaggactgtgttctggggaccacggataccagcctgagaggctggggagtagtcacacagggaaaaaatttccaaggaagtgtggtcaagtctggagacttctctccacatgaatatactggagctaagggcaatttacaatgctctgagcctaggaagactcctgcttcaaagtcaaccggtgctgatccagtaggacatcatcatggcggtcgcccacgttatcagacggggcgacacaagaagcaggagggcaatgacagcaaggattcttcgctgggcggaaaatcatgtgataacactgtcagcagtgttcattccgggagtgggcaactgggaagatttcctcagcataaatgaattccacccggaaaagtggaaacttaatctggaagtttccacatgattgtaaaccgttgggaaagaccaaaggtggttatgatggcgtcccacctgaagcgccaggtcaagagacactcaggcaatagctgggacgctctggtaacaccgtcggtgtaccagtcggtgtatgtgttccatcctctgcttttcatacccaatgtattgaaaatgataggaaggagaggagtaagaactatactcgtggctccggtttggccaagaaggacttggttcccggaacttcaagagatactaagaagggtcttgattcggcaagaaccgtgtctgttccgggacttaccgcagctgcgttgacgccaaggcgggtgaacgccggatcctaagggaaagaggcattccggaagaggtcatccctaccctggtcagagccaggaaggaggtgaccgcacaacattatcaccacttaggtgaaaatatgtgccagggtgtgagtccaagaaggctccacggaagaatttcaactaggttaatttctacatttcctgcaaacaggagtgtctatgggtctcaaattgggtccattaaggttcaaatttcggcctgttgattttcttccagaaagaaattggcttcagttcctgaagtccagaagttgttaagggagtactgcatatacagcccctttgatgtctccagtggcactgggcgatctcaacgtagttttgggattcctaaaaaatcacattggtttaaacaactcaaatctgtggatttgatatatctcacatggaaaatgaccatgctgttggtcctggcctcggccaggcgagtgtcagaattggcggctttatctcacaaagccatatctgattgtccattcggacagagcaaagctgcggactcgtccccagtttctccttaaggtggtctcagcgtttcacctgaaccagcttattgtggtacctgcggctactagggacttggaggactccaagttgctggatgttatcagggccctgaaaatatagtttccaggttggctggagtcaggaaatctgacttgctgtttatcctgtatgcacccaacaatgctgggtgcttctgcgtctaagcagtcgattgctcgtgggattggtagcacaattcaacttgcacattctgtggcaggcctgccacagtctaaatctgttaaggcccattccacaaggaaggtgggctcatcttgggcggctgcccgaggggtctcggcattacaactttgccgagcagctacgtggtcgggggagaacacgtttgtaaaattctacaaatttgataccctgacaaaagaggacctggagttctctcattcggtgctgcagagtcatccgcactctcccgcccgtttgggagctttggtataatccccatggtcctttcaggaaccccagcatccacaaggacgatagagaaaataagaatttacttaccgataattctatttctcggagtccgtagtggatgctgggcgcccatcccaagtgcggattatctgcaatacttgtacatagttattgctaactaaatcgggttattgttgttgtgagccatcttttcagaggctccgctgttatcatactgttaactgggttcggatcacaggttgtacagtgtgattggtgtggctggtatgagtcttacccgggattcaaaattcctcccttattgtgtacgctcgtccgggcacagtacctaactggagtctggaggagggtcatggggggaggagccagtgcacaccacctgatcggaaagctttactttttgtgccctgtctcctgcggagccgctattccccatggtcctttcaggaaccccagcatccactacggactccgagaaatagaattatcggtaagtaaattcttatttttgcctatTATGTTCCATAAGAAGAAAATTGTGAGACAAGGTTGGATTTGTGGATGTGGTCTAGGTGTGGCTGCAGAGGAGCAGCGTGGGAGCATGAGCAGGAAGCTTGGTGGCCTAAAATAGGACTTTTTCATGCAGTATAATTATATGCAGATCGTTAGAATGCAACAATGAGAGTCAATGTTGAGTTGCAGGATTCTCTGGATTGCTGGAGCGGAGCTTGTTAGCGGAACAGCCGGGATGAGGTTGCAGGGCTTGATTCCAGACTGTGAGCAGATGTGGATTGCAGGGAAGCTGGGATGTGGCTGCAGGACTAAATTTCAGCCCGTGAATCAGGTCTGGATTGCAGGAAAACCCAGATGCAGCTACAAACTTGATTCCAGCCTGTGGAGCAGGTCTAGATTGTAGGAAAGTCAGGATGCAGCTACAGCTAAGTCAGTGAATGCCAGGTGGTATTGCACTAAAGTCCTTGAGCAGGAATCTGGAAAAGGGCACCACCGCTGGAGCCATTAGCAGGCtgtggacaacaaagcactgacaacagGAAGTGCCTTTGCAGAGTTCTTATACCTCTAGATTTCCAGTGGTTGGTCAGGGAAATCACCTGACTACTGTTTCACTGCCGATTATATCCCTGGGTGATCAGCTGGTCTGTGAAGTCAAAGCTGTTTCCAACTGGTGCTGCTTCTTGCTATTCCCCATTGGTGCTTTGTGGACATGTAACAAGAAGCCATGTTTTATcctttcctttttctcttttttttttttttttgtatttctgaAAGTTATCCATTACTTGGATATGTCTGCAATGGCGGCATCCGGCGCCGACTCCAGATGGGACACTGTGATGATAGTGAGAGCATCACACTACTGCTCACAGTAGAGCATGCATATACTCTGCAAACAAGCACACAAGTAGTTACCAGCTGGTCTGAGATCATGCTGCAATCTGGAGATTTCTCAGGTGTACAATCAGTCTGGGAAAGTGCTGCAGCAGTAACACAGTAAAGGTGTGTACAAacggtgagatttatcctttcAAGTTTGACTATACAGTCTAAATAGCAAGGAAAGTTAGTGAAaatcacactggggtatatttactaagctcccgattttgaccgagattgccgttttttcttcaaagtgtcatctcgggaatttactaaactcaaatcacggcagtgatgagtgcattcgtatttttttggaagatcAAGtttagaaatacgaatgaatacaccatcggtcaaaacgcggctgtttagatatgaatctcggtcatttactaaccattcgtatttgtaatgtctaccgtgaaaatgcatttgcggccgtgaaaaaatactttTCGTAAAAAAGtcataaaaaaaacagacctgcttttgagaagcgtgtttacatgtgtagtcaattatccattactcatacctgaatgtttggccctataaaagggtcccaggcacattttgaatatctctcactctgaaatggctgctgtggtgtgtgcaacagattttttgtttgctggggatacctgagagtgctccatgactcttcaagaaatctgggccaggtaagtgtacatggtcagcaggttgaacaggttctgcggaggctgcgccagccacgtttgtttaggggacgtttaaacttaaacgcattgtctgatgatagggtcatacagatgtttcccctAAAAACATCCAACATttgccgtctgtatgaccttgtcaaactgggactatatcctgagacagcacgctcacgctctgtctcaggcttcgacaaactcctggctgtgtagcactttatggctactggcagcttccaggctgtgacaggcgacgtcattgttATTTCCCAGCCAACCTTTTCTAAATTTTTGAAACAGGTGTgttgaaaaatacatacacgtctatgtctaagtgttgcgtctggtaggtcttagaacacagtattgtttgttctttatactgttGTGTAATTTTGTATTTAAACATTgacactcattaccccattaaaccatacacacatagcgtgttttacaatgtttgacacggacacagGATTTTTGGTGAAGACAATATTTAaatttttattgtgttacacaaatgtcatgtcagattcattttttttttcttttgtgtgctgggtgccgaggtttgagcagggtcgctggcccgtgttctggatgatcgtcgaacaggggaggtaactggggtctggctaggggtagtcGTTCCTGAGCTGGAGCTGAGATGTTGTGCTGACATCAGAGTGATGCTTTGGCTCAAGTTATGTATACTGGCATTCAGTTGATTATTactggcagtgtggctggccacaatcctaGACAAAGTCTCATTTACTACCTGATTGTGTTGGATCACTTGTATCAGGGCTTGTtgatgccgctgttgctcatcgatgatgcgcgtcaaatttgccagcatttgcgtgttgtccgccctgatttgctccatcgatgtcgcaattctgcctacctgaacaatcagtctgcccgagttccgactaatgcgcggaagatgatggggcagactggcaaggtgttgtgtgtgtgtgtgtgtgttcaggcaggcagtgttttgggcctgttgtgttgcccaactggaccaaaagtcagcggacatttgttgctggggtggagttggTATCAATTGTGGACTTAAggaggcttggggcatatcctgcggctgggttggctgggtaggatcaacggACGTAAGTTGCAGTGTATAGGTTGCctgttggtctggttcctgctggtcaTTGTCTCCCAtgaaggttggttctgtatggggtggccaacaggcactgtttagttataattaaatatctttgcttgtcctaaacattccatactaattttttttttttttttttaatttttaatttgtggtgtttttttaaaactaggaatctttcctttacaaacacatatgtgccataacaggcgtgcgcagagactgactggcgggttccgcaccgaactccccccccctccacagcattatagtgttctctcacctccccggtCCTGGATATAGACTTCTCACCTGGACGGACCAGAGGAGCGCatcaggtaagcagtctacatcccggacaggggaggtgtgagaagactataatgctgtggaagggaagggggggggttaagTCCGGTGAGAAACCCGCTATTCATTTTCTGTGCACGTCTGTGGGCTCAATTTAGTAAGGTGGGTGGGTGTTCTATTTAAAATGTGATGTGGCCCGTAGCAACCAATAAGACTTTAATTCACATTTATTTggcaccttcaagaagataatacctggaatctgattggttgctacgggaaacATGCCATCTCACATTGAGCtcacatcatagtaaatgtactgtgtctaAATGTTTGAATGTATTTCTTttaagtttttactcaccagacagctgaggtgatcgtggctcatcactttggggactagccaaaattgcctgtggtggctggggcaagactgccgagatgcgccgcctgggtggtgaagaaGGAGGCGCAGATTCCGACTCCACACGCCGCGTCTTAGTGGGCCTCCTAGTTAAagtcacagagccctgtgatggccgccttagaggagggcggcttgcagaagaagaacctatgtgaaagtAGCAACATTAATATCTTGtggttctatgtgtttgcagaatatgtgactacactgatttcttacctgcattccctgcagcttcatcagttggctgtggcctgtctgtggcgCGTCTGTGGCGcgtctctggcgtactgttgaaaattttcacaaaacattatgaccatacttttaAAAATCATTGTTATCTGAAAATCATTATTGAAATGTAAACATCTCGCACCTAATGTTAATttaactattttatgtttaagATATTCTGGAttaattaattgggtgtgtattttTAAATTAAGATGatgttgcactaaataatccagaaACATAGCTTAATTCGACACAATATATTGCAGATAATTTTAATATAAAATTTCTCACAAACAACATAAAAACCATAATAAAAAATGCAACAATTttttgaaaaagtttaaaaaaaaaaaggccatttGAAAAAACAGTTAGGGACAAGCAAAATCTAGGATTATGTATtataactacacataccagcatgcactgcaacagatttcacattcactaatagcaaaactctggcaatgca
Proteins encoded in this region:
- the LOC135057569 gene encoding polyglutamine-repeat protein pqn-41-like, whose amino-acid sequence is MLLETPKASSRICIGTPETRHRRATDRPQPTDEAAGNAGSSSASRPPLRRPSQGSVTLTRRPTKTRRVESESAPPSSPPRRRISAVLPQPPQAILASPQSDEPRSPQLSEPTFMGDNDQQEPDQQATYTLQLTSVDPTQPTQPQDMPQASLSPQLIPTPPQQQMSADFWSSWATQQAQNTACLNTHTHTQHLASLPHHLPRISRNSGRLIVQVGRIATSMEQIRADNTQMLANLTRIIDEQQRHQQALIQVIQHNQVVNETLSRIVASHTASNNQLNASIHNLSQSITLMSAQHLSSSSGTTTPSQTPVTSPVRRSSRTRASDPAQTSAPSTQKKKKMNLT